Genomic DNA from uncultured Methanospirillum sp.:
ATACTGTACATTGATCGATTATTCATGGAATGACATTATTGGAAAGAGTTCTATAGGTCTTGGATTTATTGAGTCAGCTGATTTTCGGGATAAGCTCCTCAGAAAAATCACTCAAAATACAACTGGTCAGCATCGATATGAATTACAGGTCCGCAGGCAATCCGGTGATGTTATTGATGCATCCTGCTCTTCAAGCATAATTCATGTATCCGGTCGGGACTGCTTACTAACTGTTATACGGGATATAAGCGAACAGAAAAAAGCCGAAGAATCTATCCGCAAAAGTGAAGAGTTATACCGGTTGCTTGCCGATAACACCGAGGATGTCATCTGGACACTGGACCCATCAGGATGTTTGTTTACGTATGTCAGCCCTTCAATTGAACGCCTCTTAGGGTATCGTCCTGATGTAGTTCTAAATATTCATCCCCAGGATATAATGACACAGGCATCATATACCCGGATGAGAGTTAAACTCCCCTATTATATAAAGTTTCAAGCAGAGGGGAGAACTCCTTCATACTGCAGGCTTCGAATCCAGTATATCGCTGCAGATGGGAGAATAATTCCGACAGATGCTGCCATCACCTTTATCAAAAGTTCTTCCGGAGAGATAATCAGGATTTTAGGAGTATCGAGAGATATCTCATTACATCTTGAGATGTCTAAAAAATTACAAAAAAGTGAGCATCATTACCGGGTACTGGCTGAGTCTGTCAAGGATGTTGTCTGGATCATAGACTCTGTATCCCGGGTATTCAGGTATATAAGTCCGTCAGTTACCGGATTGCTTGGCTGGACACCTTCAGAGATCTGTCAGAAATGTGTTGATGAGATTATTTCTCCAGATATGCTCTCATATTTTCTAGAAATATGTGCTGATCGCCACCGGGAATTTCTCGATTCAAATATAACGCGATATTACACTGATGAATTAAAAATACTAACAAAAACCGGAGATGTAATCTGGAATGATATCATCTCTCACACCACCAGAAATGAAGAGACCGGTGCTGTTGAGTTCATTGGGATATCCCGTGACGTTACCGAAAAGAAGAATACCCATCTGGAACTAGCCAGCAGTGAAGCATATTTACGACTGATTTTAGATAACATCCGGGACGTTATCTGGATTTTAGATCTTACTTCCCTGGTTTTTACCTATGTCAGCCCTTCTGTCACGAAACTCAGGGGGTATCACCCGGAAGAGATTGTAGGTCATTCACTGGATAACCTCTATTCCCGGGATATTTATGCTGAAAATGATATTGGACCCATAAAACTAGATGAACAGATCAGGGCATTTGAATCAGGCGATGATTCTGCACGATATCGGCGATTCTTTGTCATCCTCAAACATCGTAATGGACATCTTATTGATGTTGAAGAATCGATCTCACTGATCGCAGGACCTGACAGGAAAGTCACTCATATCATCGGAGTCTCTCGTGAAATTTCTGAAAGTGATGATCTCATCCGTTCTCCGAATTCTATCGTTTCTTCCTTTTCAGATCCGGAGAGATCCCGTCTTACATCTGGTAACGTTTGATTTTCATTAATCAGATGTTGAGGTTACGATACTTCAATTTTCTGTATTATCAGCCTGAGTATTGACGATTCAGATGGGTATCTGTAGATCTGATAATGAAATAAGGCAAAAAACTTATGAAGTTATATTTTTTCAGATATGAGACCAGTAGACAAGAAGCATTTGATTAAAATGAGGGATTTAACGTCCATTCCCCTCTTCCTTCAAAACAAGGCAATCGGACTGATAATGGAAACTCATAGCAACTTTAATTTTCACATTATTTGGCTTGAGATGCAGAAGAAGATCTATCAGGGAGTGTAAAATAATCGGGTTGATGTTTATCCCCTGTCAAACCGTTCAATCGCAAGTCCTGTAAGATCAGCAAACAATTCAAGCATCCGTCCCTCCTCCGGAGAGATAACACCTTCAACCTCTTCAGGTTTTACTCCGAGGACTCCCAGGACTTTTTTTCTGCTTCTGATTGGAATAAACCGCAACCGCGAGGCATGAAGAGTATCTGTATCGTACCCGACAATATCATTCTTTGAAAATGCCCATTGTGCAACTGAAATCTCATTATCGGTAATATGGAGATTGTGGGATGAACTGCTGACCATCAGGGAGTTGTTATGTGGATTGAGAATGACTGCCTGCCAGTTAAAATTCTCCTCAACTTTGAGAATTACCGCAGATAATACTGATTTTAGATCAGATGCCCCTGCAAGGTTTTTTGCAAGCCTGTACAGAGCTGCATTCTCCTGTTCACGGGCATGAGCTGATTTTGCATAATCCTGAGTTTTGGAGATCAGGATGCTGATAACTGTCCCAACCAGGATCATGCCAAAGAATGTAATAATATATTGTGTGTCTGATACTCTGAAGGTGTAATAAGGAGGGACTAAAAAGAAATCAAACATCAGAACGCCGATAATTGATGTGAAAACTGCAAGATATAACCCCCTTCTGAAGGCTGCGATCACCACTACCATCAGATAAAACATAATGAGATTTGTCTGTGAGATGTAATTCTTCAAAACATCTCCGAAGATGGTGACAATGCCAACAAGGATCAGACTTTCAAGATATTTTCCTGGTAGTGTTACCGGGAGGATTGAGTCATCAGAATACGAAATACTCTCCCTTTTTTCATCACTACTGCTGATCACATACACATCGATCTCTCCGCTCTTGTGGATCATCTGATCCACGATCGACCCGAATATGAGTTCTTTCCAGCGTGATCTCAATGTTTTACCGATTACTATTCTGGTAATATTATGTTTTTTTGCATACTCGATCAGGGTATCAGGAATATTGAGTCCGAAGATCGTCTCTGTCTTCCCTCCAAGACTCTCTACCAGTTTAATAGTCTTATAGATCTGTTCTTTTGCAGAGTATGATAACCGGTGATGCATTGGCGTCTCAACATACACGGCTCTCCAGTCGGTGTTTAACCGATCGGCCTGACGTTTTGTAGTCCTGACAAGTTTTTCAGAAAGAGGACTTGGACCGATAGAGACGAGAAGATGTTCAGATACCGGCCATGGACCTGGAATTGATCTGGTCTGCATGTACTCAAGCATCTGGGTATCAACCCGGTCTGCAGTCTTGCGAAGAGAGAGTTCACGAAGAGCAAAGAGATTTCCTTCATTGAAGAACTGTTCAATAGCACGGGTAGCCATATCAGGAACATAGACTTTTCCTTCTGCAAGTCTTGTTCTCAATTCTGCAGGAGGAATGTCCATAAGTTCAATCTCGTCTGCCATGTCCACGATGCGGTCCGGGACAGTTTCATGAACGATTATTGACGTAATTTTCGCAACAACATCGCGTACGCTCTCAAGATGCTGGATGTTGAGTGTAGTGTACACATCGATTCCTGCTGCTAATAGTTCCTCAACATCCTGGTACCGCTTTGTATACCTAAATGAAGGAGGATTGGAATGAGCCAGTTCATCGACAAGGACAAGGGACGGATGAGCCCTGATGATTGAATCGGTATCCATCTCGTACAGGATTGTTGATTTGTATGGAATCTCTGCACGCGGGATGATCGGTAGTCCTTCTATCAGGGCATCGGTATCAGGTCTTCCATGAGTCTCCACATATCCGATTCTGACATCAATCCCTTCTGCAAGCCGCTCATGTGCAGCCTTGAGCATCCCGTAGGTCTTCCCTACACCTGCTGCATACCCGAGAAATATTTTGAGTTTTCCTGCCTTTTCTCTCGTCTCTTCTTTCTGAATTTGAGAGAGGAGGAGATCAGGATCGGGTCGGCCATCATCCATTATCTTATCCCATGCCTGTCAGAACTAGAATGAGATCTATTATCTTTATTCCTATAAACGGAGCGATGACTCCGCCACCTCCATAGATGAGGATGTTGTTTCGCAGTGCTTCATCCGCGGAGAGTGGTTTGTAGGTAACTCCCCGGAGGGCAAGGGGGATCAAGGCGATGATGATGAGAGCATTGAATATCACGGCAGAAAGGATAGCCTGATGGAGATCCATGATATTGAGAGCAGCGAGGGCAGGG
This window encodes:
- a CDS encoding PAS domain S-box protein, which produces MTHQTEEERTQILHSLEGEDVCISISAIASITGMNRHTVARHLDSLEILGKVRKLDVGRAKKYLLVKKISEYSLMDISSDLILVLTPNLTVQYLNKAATRHFMTSLHECIGKNINALHFSLLLHDELIQILDTFSFENPEKITVQDEHGFWFEITILGLSLLQAPNQIAIICTDVTEKKRSEEALKIAQEKYSFAFHASPDGIVMREISTGEILEANPAYCTLIDYSWNDIIGKSSIGLGFIESADFRDKLLRKITQNTTGQHRYELQVRRQSGDVIDASCSSSIIHVSGRDCLLTVIRDISEQKKAEESIRKSEELYRLLADNTEDVIWTLDPSGCLFTYVSPSIERLLGYRPDVVLNIHPQDIMTQASYTRMRVKLPYYIKFQAEGRTPSYCRLRIQYIAADGRIIPTDAAITFIKSSSGEIIRILGVSRDISLHLEMSKKLQKSEHHYRVLAESVKDVVWIIDSVSRVFRYISPSVTGLLGWTPSEICQKCVDEIISPDMLSYFLEICADRHREFLDSNITRYYTDELKILTKTGDVIWNDIISHTTRNEETGAVEFIGISRDVTEKKNTHLELASSEAYLRLILDNIRDVIWILDLTSLVFTYVSPSVTKLRGYHPEEIVGHSLDNLYSRDIYAENDIGPIKLDEQIRAFESGDDSARYRRFFVILKHRNGHLIDVEESISLIAGPDRKVTHIIGVSREISESDDLIRSPNSIVSSFSDPERSRLTSGNV
- a CDS encoding DUF4118 domain-containing protein; protein product: MDDGRPDPDLLLSQIQKEETREKAGKLKIFLGYAAGVGKTYGMLKAAHERLAEGIDVRIGYVETHGRPDTDALIEGLPIIPRAEIPYKSTILYEMDTDSIIRAHPSLVLVDELAHSNPPSFRYTKRYQDVEELLAAGIDVYTTLNIQHLESVRDVVAKITSIIVHETVPDRIVDMADEIELMDIPPAELRTRLAEGKVYVPDMATRAIEQFFNEGNLFALRELSLRKTADRVDTQMLEYMQTRSIPGPWPVSEHLLVSIGPSPLSEKLVRTTKRQADRLNTDWRAVYVETPMHHRLSYSAKEQIYKTIKLVESLGGKTETIFGLNIPDTLIEYAKKHNITRIVIGKTLRSRWKELIFGSIVDQMIHKSGEIDVYVISSSDEKRESISYSDDSILPVTLPGKYLESLILVGIVTIFGDVLKNYISQTNLIMFYLMVVVIAAFRRGLYLAVFTSIIGVLMFDFFLVPPYYTFRVSDTQYIITFFGMILVGTVISILISKTQDYAKSAHAREQENAALYRLAKNLAGASDLKSVLSAVILKVEENFNWQAVILNPHNNSLMVSSSSHNLHITDNEISVAQWAFSKNDIVGYDTDTLHASRLRFIPIRSRKKVLGVLGVKPEEVEGVISPEEGRMLELFADLTGLAIERFDRG